A single window of Mycobacterium sp. ITM-2016-00318 DNA harbors:
- a CDS encoding HAMP domain-containing sensor histidine kinase — protein sequence MRWIPNIRSPSLRTRVALAAATAAAAVVAVFTILTSVVLANNDAAQLDRRLDAIVEASMYPEQLSDPGQGVLTTGRMESTGQVVFQRGLQLPPLQPGTADVVVNGVDYRVRTIPVEQQGGVLMSIGIRADSILLSRARIPFYVAVGLVTVLIAAGVGWLLSGPAIRPLRRLTEHTRRLGKGTEEMPKVRGVREAEQLSEAMTGMLSRLAAAQQSTQNSLQSAQDFAANAAHELRTPLTAMRADLDTLRIHDLPADELAEVVNDLSRAQRRVEAIITALGQLASGELAQAEDREIIDVTDLLDRVARENMRPGGPVEVTVEADEDVGTIWGWPGGLRLAVDNLVRNAVAHGPATRILLSARRLGRSLTITVDDNGRGIPAEEHKNVLGRFTRGSTAASGGSGLGLALVVQQAALHGGRIELSDSPLGGLRATLTVSAAEPQPDRGQS from the coding sequence GTGCGCTGGATCCCGAACATCCGCTCGCCGTCGCTGCGTACCAGGGTCGCCCTCGCCGCCGCGACCGCCGCGGCCGCCGTTGTGGCGGTGTTCACGATCCTGACGTCGGTCGTCCTCGCCAACAACGATGCCGCCCAACTAGATCGGCGCTTGGACGCGATCGTCGAGGCCAGCATGTATCCCGAGCAGCTGTCCGACCCCGGGCAGGGGGTACTGACGACCGGCCGCATGGAGTCGACCGGCCAGGTGGTGTTCCAGCGCGGGCTCCAGCTGCCCCCGCTGCAGCCCGGCACCGCCGACGTCGTGGTGAACGGTGTCGACTACCGGGTACGCACCATTCCCGTCGAGCAGCAGGGCGGCGTGCTGATGTCGATCGGCATCCGCGCCGACAGCATCCTGTTGAGCCGCGCCCGCATCCCGTTCTACGTCGCGGTCGGCCTCGTGACGGTGTTGATCGCCGCGGGTGTCGGGTGGCTGCTGTCCGGCCCGGCCATCCGGCCGCTGCGCAGGCTCACCGAACACACCCGCAGGCTGGGCAAGGGCACCGAGGAGATGCCGAAGGTGCGCGGCGTCCGTGAGGCGGAACAACTTTCGGAGGCGATGACCGGCATGCTCAGCCGGCTCGCCGCGGCGCAGCAATCCACCCAGAACTCGCTTCAGTCCGCACAGGATTTCGCCGCGAACGCCGCACATGAACTGCGCACCCCGCTGACGGCGATGCGGGCCGACCTCGACACCCTGCGAATCCACGACCTGCCCGCAGACGAACTGGCCGAGGTGGTCAACGACCTGTCGAGGGCCCAACGCCGCGTCGAGGCGATCATCACGGCGCTCGGCCAGCTCGCCTCCGGCGAGCTGGCACAGGCGGAGGACCGCGAAATCATCGATGTCACAGACCTTCTCGACAGGGTGGCGCGTGAAAATATGCGGCCGGGAGGGCCGGTGGAGGTGACGGTGGAGGCCGACGAGGACGTCGGCACCATCTGGGGGTGGCCGGGCGGGCTTCGTCTCGCCGTCGACAACCTCGTGCGTAACGCCGTCGCGCACGGACCCGCGACAAGGATTCTGCTGTCGGCCCGTCGGTTGGGCCGCTCCCTCACCATCACCGTCGACGACAACGGCCGCGGCATCCCCGCAGAGGAACACAAGAACGTGCTGGGCCGGTTCACGCGCGGAAGTACCGCTGCATCAGGTGGTTCCGGACTCGGCCTGGCACTGGTTGTCCAACAGGCTGCGCTGCACGGCGGCAGAATCGAGCTCTCCGACAGCCCGCTCGGTGGGCTGCGCGCCACCTTGACGGTGTCGGCGGCCGAGCCACAGCCGGACCGGGGTCAGTCCTGA
- a CDS encoding DUF3054 domain-containing protein, with translation MKRSSAYAALADIVGVLLFCTIGRRSHAEGLTVAGVADTAWPFLVGTAVGWLLSRAWRQPAAVVPTGVVVWLCTVVVGMLLRKATSAGVAMSFVIVASAATAVMLLGWRVTVAALRRRSAQD, from the coding sequence ATGAAACGCAGTAGCGCATACGCTGCGCTCGCCGACATCGTCGGTGTGTTGCTGTTCTGCACCATCGGACGGCGTAGCCACGCCGAAGGCCTGACGGTGGCGGGCGTCGCTGACACCGCGTGGCCGTTTCTCGTCGGCACCGCGGTCGGCTGGCTGCTGAGCCGCGCCTGGCGGCAGCCCGCTGCGGTGGTGCCGACCGGCGTGGTGGTGTGGCTGTGCACTGTCGTGGTCGGAATGCTGTTGCGCAAAGCCACCTCCGCCGGTGTCGCGATGAGCTTCGTCATCGTGGCGAGCGCGGCGACCGCGGTGATGCTGCTCGGCTGGCGGGTGACCGTTGCCGCTCTGCGGCGCAGGTCCGCTCAGGACTGA
- a CDS encoding M23 family metallopeptidase, whose product MHTRTRTVAAILGVLTVAGAACSPAEQSKDATPSAPAPAPSKPEAPVAVTPVLAHVVSAPVPAPTTDGKTHLAYELALTNTLGQEVTLTSVAVRAGDQSLLTLSGDKLGYWTRALGNPTPTTKLAPGQAAVVWLDVAVENGKVPGDLVHTIGVAIPKPSPPLFPASMAEEVAPVTVQTRRAAVIAPPLDGPNWLDGNSCCDMTAHRNAMNPLSGGLWAAERFAIDYVQLQPDGMMTTGDVSKLESYPYFGAGIRAVADGPVVAVLDGLPEQVPAKTPTGLPLEQYGGNHIVQDIGDGNYAFYAHLKTGSLKVEVGDQLTTGQVIAALGNSGNTDAPHLHFHVMSTPDPLRSDGLPFLIDSFSLDNRLVSQEALDPLLQGKPATMQPGFTARDESSVSPLVLDVMTYETQ is encoded by the coding sequence ATGCACACCAGAACACGCACCGTCGCCGCGATTCTGGGTGTGCTCACCGTGGCGGGCGCCGCGTGCTCGCCTGCCGAACAGTCGAAGGACGCGACGCCGTCGGCTCCCGCGCCTGCTCCTTCGAAACCCGAAGCGCCGGTGGCCGTAACACCGGTACTGGCGCACGTGGTGTCTGCGCCGGTGCCCGCTCCGACCACCGACGGCAAAACCCATCTCGCCTACGAGCTTGCGCTGACGAACACGCTCGGGCAGGAGGTGACGCTGACGTCGGTGGCGGTGCGCGCAGGCGATCAAAGCCTGCTCACACTGTCAGGCGACAAACTCGGCTACTGGACCCGCGCGCTCGGAAATCCAACGCCGACAACGAAACTGGCACCGGGGCAAGCGGCAGTCGTGTGGCTGGACGTCGCCGTCGAGAACGGGAAGGTGCCCGGCGACCTGGTGCACACCATCGGTGTCGCGATCCCGAAGCCGTCGCCCCCACTGTTCCCTGCCAGCATGGCGGAGGAGGTTGCACCGGTCACCGTGCAGACCCGCAGGGCTGCCGTCATCGCGCCGCCGTTGGACGGCCCGAACTGGTTGGACGGCAACAGCTGCTGCGATATGACCGCTCACCGCAACGCAATGAACCCGCTCAGCGGCGGACTGTGGGCGGCCGAACGGTTCGCCATCGACTACGTTCAACTTCAGCCCGACGGCATGATGACCACCGGCGACGTCAGCAAGCTCGAGAGCTACCCCTACTTCGGTGCGGGCATCCGCGCCGTCGCCGACGGACCCGTGGTCGCAGTGCTGGACGGACTGCCCGAGCAGGTCCCGGCGAAGACCCCGACCGGCCTGCCGCTCGAGCAGTACGGCGGCAACCACATCGTGCAGGACATCGGCGACGGCAACTACGCGTTCTACGCACACCTGAAGACCGGAAGCCTCAAGGTCGAGGTCGGTGACCAACTGACGACCGGTCAGGTCATCGCCGCGCTGGGCAATTCGGGCAACACCGATGCGCCGCATCTGCACTTCCATGTGATGAGCACCCCCGATCCGCTGAGGTCGGACGGCCTGCCGTTCCTTATCGACTCGTTCTCGCTCGACAACCGGCTCGTCTCGCAGGAGGCGCTCGACCCGCTGCTGCAGGGCAAGCCTGCGACGATGCAGCCCGGGTTCACCGCCCGTGACGAGTCCTCGGTCAGCCCACTGGTCCTCGACGTGATGACCTATGAAACGCAGTAG
- a CDS encoding AI-2E family transporter — MAATGFAASVHDDAVPPLIRKAAAWAWRLLAIIALAVALLWVVRRLEVIVVPVALALMVSALMIPAVDFLDRRGAPRGGAVALVLLTGMAIVGGVLAFVISQFVTGVPGLVDQVTQSIESTRTWLIEGPLHLSRDQINNAGNSAIEAIRNNQEKVTSGALSTAATVTEIVTGALLTLFTVIFFLHGGRNIWQFVTKIFPENVRDRVRDAGSAGFHSLIGYVRATFLVALVDAIGIGTGLAIMAVPLALPLASLVFLGAFIPLIGAVIAGFLAVVVALLAKGFVYALITLALIIAVQQLEGHVLQPLVMGRAVSVHPLAVVLAIAAGSVLAGIVGALLAVPIVAFLNSAIRVLVASAPEAEIEAQRAESGKVIEAEPDDVGTAATS; from the coding sequence ATGGCCGCCACTGGATTTGCCGCTTCGGTTCATGATGATGCGGTACCTCCGCTGATCCGCAAGGCGGCGGCGTGGGCCTGGCGCCTGCTGGCGATCATCGCGCTCGCGGTGGCGCTACTGTGGGTGGTGCGGCGCCTCGAGGTCATCGTCGTTCCGGTCGCGCTTGCGTTGATGGTCAGCGCCCTGATGATCCCGGCCGTCGACTTCCTGGACCGCCGCGGCGCACCCCGGGGCGGTGCGGTCGCGCTGGTCCTGCTGACCGGGATGGCCATCGTCGGCGGCGTGCTCGCATTCGTCATCAGCCAGTTCGTCACCGGCGTGCCCGGCCTCGTCGACCAGGTCACCCAGTCGATCGAGAGCACCCGCACCTGGCTGATCGAGGGACCCCTTCACCTGAGCAGGGATCAGATCAACAACGCGGGCAACTCGGCCATCGAGGCGATCCGCAACAACCAGGAGAAGGTGACCAGCGGGGCGCTGTCGACGGCGGCCACCGTAACCGAGATCGTCACGGGCGCCCTGCTCACGCTGTTCACGGTCATCTTCTTCCTGCACGGCGGCCGCAACATCTGGCAGTTCGTCACCAAGATCTTCCCGGAGAACGTCCGCGACCGGGTGCGCGACGCGGGCAGCGCCGGCTTCCACTCCCTGATCGGGTATGTGCGTGCCACGTTTCTGGTGGCCCTGGTCGACGCCATCGGCATCGGCACCGGTCTGGCGATCATGGCGGTCCCGCTTGCGCTTCCGTTGGCGTCGCTGGTCTTCCTCGGTGCGTTCATCCCGTTGATCGGTGCCGTCATCGCCGGCTTCCTCGCCGTCGTCGTCGCGCTGCTCGCCAAGGGGTTCGTCTACGCGCTGATCACGCTGGCGCTCATCATCGCCGTGCAGCAATTGGAAGGCCATGTGCTGCAACCGCTCGTGATGGGCCGGGCGGTGTCGGTGCATCCGCTTGCGGTGGTGCTGGCGATCGCCGCGGGCAGCGTGCTGGCCGGAATCGTCGGCGCGCTTCTGGCCGTGCCGATCGTGGCCTTCCTCAACAGCGCGATCCGGGTGCTTGTCGCCAGCGCGCCCGAAGCCGAAATCGAGGCGCAGAGGGCGGAGAGCGGAAAGGTCATCGAGGCTGAACCCGACGACGTGGGAACCGCCGCCACGAGCTAG
- a CDS encoding MMPL family transporter — protein sequence MFAWWGRTVFRYRYIVIGVMVALCLGGGVYGISLGQHVTQSGFYDEGSQSVHASVVSDKAYGRDTSGHIIGIYTAPEGKTVDDPAFRKKILDNLAEVEKNHPDQVLRSIGYFKSPEVLTNMADADKQHAFMSIQLKGDNDDTILTNYNKNVGEDGTTVSEALNIPGVDVQQAGLQPLASELTGTIGEDQQRGELLGVPLVMVVLFFVFGGVIAASLPMIVGGLTIAGSLGIIRLLAEFIPVHFFAQPVVTLVGLGIAIDFGLYIVSRFREEIAEGYDTEAALRRTMMTSGRTITFSAVIIVASALPLLLFPQTFLKSITYAIIATVVLSALLSITVLAGALAIVGPNIDALGVRTLLRVPFLRNWSFSRRIIDWFAEKTQKTKTREEVEQGFWGKLVNRVMKRPIAFAAPIIIVMILLIIPLGQLSLGGISEKYLPPDNNVRQAQEQFDKTFPGFRTEPLTIVMENDDGQPVTDAQIAEVRNKAMQIPGFIDPNNDPSKMWQERPFLDGASKDPSVHVIQNGLENRNDAAEKIEELRAIPPPHGISMSIGGTPALEQDSIHSLFDKLPMMVAVLIVTTTILMFLAFGSVVLPIKAAVMSALTLGSTMGVLTWMFVDGHGADLMNYTPQPLMAPMIGMIIAIIWGLSTDYEVFLVSRMVEARERGMSTAEAIRIGTATTGRLITGAALILAVVAGAFAFSDLVMMKYLAFGLLIALLLDATVIRMFLVPAVMKLLGDDCWWAPKWMKRLQERLGLGETELPDERKRPTVHEPDEALVGAGAPLPPRPRPPHDPSHPAVEGKSRPSAATTRIPTAPAATNAPSVAGTTRMRTPRATPAGEPQTTRMPAAARKPRNPVNNTNPAPARRRPTPPPPVREDREIESWLGELRGTGPAAAKPVPRQPPQQPSAEPTTAIPTPQGPRTSRPSNGGADPTTAIPAQAPQDPEATEKLTAQQAEEESTRRGVNGGVSAAELLRREGRGH from the coding sequence GTGTTCGCCTGGTGGGGCCGTACGGTCTTCCGCTACCGATACATCGTGATCGGTGTGATGGTCGCACTGTGCCTTGGCGGCGGCGTCTACGGCATCAGCCTGGGCCAGCACGTCACTCAGAGCGGGTTCTACGACGAGGGCAGCCAGTCGGTGCATGCCTCTGTCGTGTCGGATAAAGCGTATGGCCGCGACACGTCGGGCCACATCATCGGGATCTACACCGCGCCCGAGGGCAAGACGGTCGACGATCCGGCCTTCCGGAAGAAGATCCTGGACAACCTGGCCGAGGTCGAGAAGAACCACCCCGACCAGGTCCTGCGCTCGATCGGCTACTTCAAGAGCCCAGAAGTGCTCACCAACATGGCCGATGCCGACAAGCAGCACGCGTTCATGTCGATCCAGCTCAAGGGTGACAACGACGACACGATCCTGACCAACTACAACAAGAACGTCGGCGAAGACGGCACGACCGTCTCCGAAGCGCTGAACATCCCCGGCGTCGACGTCCAGCAAGCCGGCCTGCAGCCGCTGGCCAGCGAGCTGACCGGCACCATCGGCGAGGACCAGCAGCGCGGTGAGCTACTCGGTGTGCCGCTGGTCATGGTCGTGCTGTTCTTCGTGTTCGGCGGCGTCATCGCGGCCAGCCTTCCGATGATCGTCGGCGGCCTGACCATCGCCGGGTCCCTTGGCATCATCCGTCTGCTGGCCGAGTTCATCCCGGTGCACTTCTTCGCCCAACCGGTGGTGACGCTGGTCGGGCTCGGCATCGCGATCGACTTCGGGCTCTACATCGTGAGCCGGTTCCGGGAGGAGATCGCCGAGGGTTACGACACCGAAGCCGCCCTCCGTCGAACGATGATGACGTCGGGCCGCACGATCACGTTCTCCGCGGTGATCATCGTGGCGTCGGCGCTTCCGCTGCTGCTGTTCCCGCAGACCTTCCTGAAGTCCATCACCTACGCGATCATCGCCACGGTCGTGCTGTCCGCGCTGCTGTCGATCACCGTGCTCGCGGGTGCGCTCGCCATCGTCGGACCCAATATCGACGCGCTCGGCGTGCGCACGCTGCTCCGGGTGCCGTTCCTGCGGAACTGGTCGTTCTCCCGGCGGATCATCGACTGGTTCGCCGAGAAGACGCAGAAGACCAAGACGCGCGAAGAGGTCGAGCAGGGCTTCTGGGGCAAGCTCGTCAACCGGGTGATGAAGCGGCCCATCGCGTTCGCCGCGCCGATCATCATCGTGATGATCCTGCTGATCATCCCGCTGGGCCAGCTGTCGCTCGGCGGCATCAGCGAGAAGTACCTGCCGCCGGACAACAACGTGCGCCAGGCGCAGGAGCAGTTCGACAAGACGTTCCCCGGGTTCCGCACCGAGCCGCTGACCATCGTGATGGAAAACGACGACGGTCAACCGGTCACCGATGCGCAGATCGCCGAGGTGCGCAACAAGGCGATGCAGATCCCGGGCTTCATCGACCCCAACAACGACCCGTCGAAGATGTGGCAGGAACGGCCCTTTCTCGACGGAGCGTCCAAGGACCCGTCGGTTCATGTGATCCAGAACGGTCTGGAGAACCGCAACGACGCCGCCGAGAAGATCGAGGAACTGCGCGCGATACCGCCGCCCCACGGCATCAGCATGTCCATCGGCGGCACGCCCGCGCTGGAGCAGGACAGTATTCACAGCCTGTTCGACAAGCTGCCGATGATGGTCGCCGTCCTCATCGTCACCACCACCATCCTGATGTTCCTGGCGTTCGGGTCGGTCGTGCTGCCCATCAAGGCGGCGGTGATGAGCGCGCTGACCCTCGGCTCCACGATGGGCGTGCTCACGTGGATGTTCGTCGACGGGCACGGTGCCGACCTAATGAACTACACGCCGCAGCCGCTGATGGCGCCGATGATCGGCATGATCATCGCGATCATCTGGGGCCTGTCCACCGACTACGAGGTGTTCCTGGTCTCGCGCATGGTGGAGGCCCGCGAGCGCGGCATGTCCACCGCCGAGGCCATTCGCATCGGTACGGCCACCACTGGCCGGCTGATCACCGGCGCTGCGTTGATCCTCGCGGTCGTCGCGGGCGCCTTCGCGTTCTCCGACCTCGTGATGATGAAGTACCTCGCGTTCGGTCTGCTGATCGCACTTCTGTTGGACGCCACCGTGATTCGCATGTTCCTCGTGCCCGCGGTGATGAAGCTGCTCGGCGACGACTGCTGGTGGGCCCCGAAGTGGATGAAGCGGCTCCAGGAGCGGCTCGGCCTCGGTGAGACCGAACTGCCCGACGAACGAAAGCGGCCGACCGTCCACGAGCCGGACGAGGCGCTGGTCGGCGCCGGCGCACCGCTGCCGCCGCGGCCGAGGCCGCCGCACGACCCCAGCCATCCCGCGGTCGAGGGCAAGTCACGGCCGAGCGCCGCGACGACGCGCATCCCGACCGCACCGGCGGCCACCAATGCTCCGTCGGTGGCCGGGACCACCAGGATGCGCACGCCGCGGGCCACCCCGGCGGGCGAGCCGCAGACCACGCGGATGCCCGCCGCCGCCCGCAAGCCCCGCAACCCGGTGAACAACACCAATCCCGCCCCTGCGCGCAGACGCCCGACCCCGCCGCCGCCGGTACGCGAGGATCGCGAGATCGAGTCCTGGCTCGGAGAACTTCGCGGGACCGGCCCCGCCGCCGCCAAGCCCGTACCGAGGCAGCCCCCGCAGCAGCCGAGCGCGGAGCCCACCACCGCGATTCCCACGCCGCAGGGTCCACGCACCAGTCGCCCCTCCAACGGCGGGGCCGATCCGACGACCGCGATCCCCGCCCAGGCGCCGCAAGATCCCGAGGCGACAGAGAAGCTGACCGCGCAGCAGGCCGAGGAAGAAAGCACGCGTCGCGGTGTCAACGGCGGTGTCAGCGCCGCCGAGCTGTTGCGCAGGGAAGGCCGCGGCCACTAG
- a CDS encoding NYN domain-containing protein yields MSITEEIVEAPKVSPGTSRVLLVWDAPNLDMGLGAILGGRPTAAHRPRFDALGRWLLARTADLSAAQARNNDASDGDGTTLEPEATVFTNIAPGSADVVRPWVEALRNVGFAVFAKPKIDEDSDVDVDMLDHIALRRGEGLAGLLVASADGQAFRQPLEDIARAGTPVQVLGFREHASWALASDTLEFVDLEDIPGVFREPLPRIGLDSLPEQGAWLQPFRPLSSLLTSRV; encoded by the coding sequence ATGAGCATCACCGAGGAAATCGTCGAGGCGCCGAAGGTGTCGCCGGGCACGTCACGCGTCCTGCTGGTGTGGGACGCGCCCAACCTCGACATGGGCCTGGGCGCCATCCTCGGCGGCCGCCCGACCGCCGCACACCGGCCCCGGTTCGACGCGCTGGGCCGCTGGCTGCTGGCCCGCACGGCCGACTTGTCGGCCGCGCAGGCGAGGAACAACGACGCTTCCGATGGCGACGGCACGACGCTCGAGCCCGAGGCCACCGTCTTCACCAATATCGCCCCCGGCAGCGCCGACGTGGTCCGGCCATGGGTCGAGGCGCTGCGCAACGTGGGATTCGCGGTTTTCGCGAAACCCAAGATCGACGAAGACAGCGACGTCGACGTCGACATGCTCGATCACATCGCCCTTCGCCGCGGCGAGGGGCTGGCCGGGCTGCTGGTCGCCTCGGCTGACGGACAGGCTTTTCGTCAGCCGCTGGAGGACATCGCCCGTGCCGGAACCCCTGTTCAGGTGCTCGGATTTCGCGAACATGCGAGTTGGGCGCTAGCCTCGGATACTTTGGAGTTCGTCGACCTGGAAGACATTCCGGGTGTGTTCCGAGAACCGCTACCGCGAATCGGCCTAGATTCGCTGCCCGAGCAAGGGGCCTGGCTGCAGCCATTCCGGCCGCTGTCCTCGCTACTGACCTCGCGTGTGTGA
- the trmB gene encoding tRNA (guanosine(46)-N7)-methyltransferase TrmB, which produces MTRTASHLHPRVTAYRSRRSAVSSAQQQTWDRRWPELGTHARSEDGPAGLLDTTTWFGRSAPLVLEIGCGTGTSTLAMAKAEPDIDVVAVEVYRRGLAQLLSAIDRSAETDPVSNIRLVRGDGVDVLEHMFGPGSLTGVRVFFPDPWPKARHHKRRLLQPDTVALIADRLRPGGVLHVATDHAGYADHIAEVGDAEPRLRRVHAAHARSGEGSEDWLPISVARPITKYESKAHDADSAVAELLWEKC; this is translated from the coding sequence ATGACTCGAACCGCATCGCATCTGCATCCCCGGGTCACGGCCTACCGGTCCCGGCGATCCGCCGTCTCCAGCGCTCAGCAGCAGACGTGGGACCGGCGTTGGCCCGAGCTCGGTACGCACGCGCGCTCCGAGGACGGGCCCGCGGGGCTGCTCGACACCACGACGTGGTTCGGCCGATCGGCGCCGCTGGTGCTGGAGATCGGCTGCGGAACCGGCACGTCGACATTGGCGATGGCCAAGGCTGAGCCGGATATCGACGTGGTGGCCGTCGAGGTCTACCGACGCGGGTTGGCGCAGCTGCTCAGTGCGATCGACCGGTCGGCCGAAACGGATCCGGTGTCCAACATCCGTCTGGTCCGCGGCGACGGAGTCGACGTGTTGGAGCACATGTTCGGACCGGGGTCGCTGACCGGTGTGCGGGTGTTCTTCCCCGATCCGTGGCCCAAGGCCCGCCATCACAAGCGCAGGCTTCTGCAACCCGACACCGTCGCGCTGATCGCCGACCGGCTGCGGCCCGGCGGTGTCCTGCACGTCGCGACCGACCATGCCGGCTACGCAGACCACATCGCCGAGGTCGGCGACGCCGAACCCCGGTTGCGCCGCGTTCACGCCGCGCACGCGAGGAGCGGAGAGGGTTCAGAAGACTGGCTGCCCATCTCGGTGGCGCGACCGATCACCAAATACGAGTCGAAAGCGCACGACGCCGACAGTGCGGTCGCTGAACTGCTCTGGGAGAAATGCTGA
- a CDS encoding phosphoenolpyruvate carboxykinase (GTP), translated as MTSATIPGLDTAPTKHAGLLAWVQEVAELTQPDRVAFADGSDEENARLCAQLVEAGTFRKLDERKKPNSYLALSDPSDVARVESRTYICTEREIDAGPTNNWMDPAEMRETMTELYRGCMRGRTMWVVPFCMGPLGAEDPKLGVEITDSEYVVVSMRTMTRMGQAALDKMGTDSFFVKALHSIGAPLEPGQKDVPWPCNDTKYISHFPETREIWSYGSGYGGNALLGKKCYSLRIASAMAHDEGWLAEHMLILKLISPENKSYFVAAAFPSACGKTNLAMLQPTIPGWRAETVGDDIAWMRFGKDGRLYAVNPEFGFFGVAPGTNWKSNPNAMKTIEAGNTVFTNVALTDDNDVWWEGLEGEPDHLIDWKGNDWLLRETESKAAHPNSRYCTPMSQCPTLASEWDDPQGVPISAILFGARRKTTVPLVTEARDWQHGVFIGATMGSEQTAAAEGKVGTVRRDPMAMLPFLGYNVGDYFAHWIEIGKKSDESKMPKIFFVNWFRRGDDGRFLWPGFGENSRVMKWIIDRIEHKAGGRTTPIGTVPTAEDLDLEGLDVDAADVDAALAVNPEEWRKELPDIEEWFEFVGEKLPTGIKDEFDALKHRLAEAD; from the coding sequence ATGACGTCAGCGACCATCCCCGGTCTGGACACCGCACCCACGAAACACGCAGGCCTGCTCGCCTGGGTCCAGGAGGTCGCGGAGCTCACCCAGCCCGATCGGGTGGCGTTCGCCGACGGCTCCGACGAGGAGAACGCGCGGCTTTGCGCGCAGCTCGTCGAGGCAGGCACCTTCCGCAAGCTCGACGAGAGGAAGAAGCCGAACTCCTACCTCGCGCTGTCCGATCCGTCGGACGTCGCCCGCGTGGAATCGCGCACCTACATCTGTACCGAGCGGGAAATCGACGCAGGACCCACCAACAACTGGATGGACCCGGCCGAGATGCGCGAGACCATGACTGAGCTCTACCGCGGCTGCATGCGCGGTCGCACCATGTGGGTGGTGCCGTTCTGTATGGGCCCGCTGGGCGCCGAGGATCCCAAGCTCGGCGTCGAGATCACCGACTCGGAGTACGTCGTGGTGTCGATGCGCACGATGACCCGGATGGGCCAGGCGGCGCTGGACAAGATGGGCACCGACAGCTTCTTCGTCAAGGCGCTGCATTCGATCGGCGCCCCGCTGGAGCCCGGCCAGAAGGACGTGCCGTGGCCCTGCAACGACACCAAGTACATCAGCCATTTCCCCGAGACCCGCGAGATCTGGAGCTACGGCTCGGGCTACGGCGGCAACGCGCTGCTCGGCAAGAAGTGCTACTCGCTGCGCATCGCCTCGGCGATGGCGCACGACGAGGGCTGGCTCGCCGAGCACATGCTGATCCTCAAGCTGATCTCGCCGGAGAACAAGTCCTACTTCGTCGCCGCGGCGTTCCCGTCGGCGTGCGGTAAGACCAACCTCGCGATGCTGCAGCCGACCATCCCCGGCTGGCGCGCCGAGACCGTCGGCGACGACATCGCCTGGATGCGGTTCGGCAAGGACGGCCGCCTCTACGCCGTCAACCCGGAGTTCGGCTTCTTCGGCGTCGCGCCCGGCACCAACTGGAAGTCCAACCCGAACGCGATGAAGACAATCGAAGCGGGCAACACCGTCTTCACCAACGTCGCGCTGACCGACGACAACGACGTGTGGTGGGAGGGCCTGGAAGGCGAACCCGACCATCTGATCGACTGGAAGGGCAACGACTGGCTTCTTCGCGAGACGGAAAGCAAGGCCGCACACCCGAACTCGCGGTACTGCACCCCGATGTCGCAGTGTCCGACGCTGGCCTCGGAGTGGGACGACCCGCAGGGTGTGCCGATCTCGGCGATTCTGTTCGGCGCCCGCCGCAAGACGACGGTGCCGCTGGTGACCGAGGCCCGCGACTGGCAGCACGGTGTCTTCATCGGCGCCACCATGGGTTCGGAGCAGACCGCCGCCGCAGAGGGCAAGGTCGGCACCGTGCGCCGCGACCCGATGGCGATGCTGCCGTTCCTCGGCTACAACGTCGGCGACTACTTCGCCCACTGGATCGAGATCGGTAAGAAGTCCGACGAGTCCAAGATGCCGAAGATCTTCTTCGTCAACTGGTTCCGTCGCGGCGACGACGGGCGCTTCCTGTGGCCAGGCTTCGGTGAGAACAGCCGGGTCATGAAGTGGATCATCGACCGGATCGAGCACAAGGCGGGCGGCCGCACCACACCGATCGGTACCGTGCCGACCGCCGAGGATCTGGATCTCGAGGGCCTCGATGTCGACGCAGCCGACGTGGACGCCGCGTTGGCCGTGAACCCCGAGGAGTGGCGCAAAGAGCTACCCGATATCGAGGAGTGGTTCGAGTTCGTCGGTGAGAAGTTGCCGACCGGCATCAAGGACGAGTTCGACGCGCTGAAGCACCGGCTGGCAGAAGCCGACTAG
- a CDS encoding DUF3592 domain-containing protein yields the protein MFGGLFCIAFGLAMVALVIFGDRSVKNAKHTGVRVTATVIGQEVEVGAKGSRFYHTKVRFPGPNGQWLEHVSIQGHSKPVHRNLVDVWYDPADPTQVTVDEPGGRALLVVGVGIGLLIVALGVFFVATA from the coding sequence ATGTTCGGCGGCCTGTTCTGCATCGCCTTCGGGCTCGCGATGGTGGCGCTGGTCATCTTCGGCGACCGCAGCGTCAAGAACGCCAAGCACACCGGGGTGAGAGTCACCGCGACGGTGATCGGCCAAGAGGTCGAGGTCGGCGCGAAAGGCTCACGCTTCTATCACACCAAGGTCCGCTTTCCCGGCCCCAATGGCCAATGGCTGGAGCATGTTTCGATCCAGGGCCACTCCAAGCCGGTGCACCGAAATCTCGTCGACGTCTGGTACGACCCCGCCGACCCGACCCAGGTGACCGTGGACGAGCCGGGTGGGCGCGCTCTCCTCGTCGTCGGCGTCGGGATCGGGCTGCTGATCGTCGCCCTCGGCGTCTTCTTCGTCGCCACGGCATAA